From one Geoalkalibacter halelectricus genomic stretch:
- a CDS encoding NADH-quinone oxidoreductase subunit M: MTDHLLSLMTFFPILGMVLLLFIPRDNHGLLKSFTLVVTVITFLISLPLAFDDVFKTSAAFHYTEFARWISVGDFFQMNYNVGVDGISLWLVLLTTFIMPITVLSTWKAVDKNVKGFMALMLLLETAMLGAFISLDLFLFYIFWELMLIPMYFMIGIWGGKNRIYAAVKFFIFTAVGSLLMLVAIIYVYYFSLQSGVAFENGFSILHFYRLDIPVDLQIWLFLAFAFSFAIKVPMFPVHTWLPDAHTEAPTAGSVILAAILLKMGTYGYLRFAMPLFPDATLKFIPFLSVLAVIGIIYGALVAMMQDDVKKLVAYSSVSHLGFVMLGLFALNLQGLSGGMIQMINHGISTGALFLIVGFIYERRHTRLIADFGGLAKQMPIFATIFMIVTFSSIGLPGTNGFVGEFLILLGAFESDLRWFAVIATTGVIFAAVYMLWMFQRVMFGEVKNPANENIKDLNAREIALMMPLLLFVFWIGLYPNTFFEKMNPALENMIDQIKNNQVAQVEIVQTAAHTDALLK, encoded by the coding sequence ATGACCGACCACCTTTTGAGCCTGATGACGTTTTTCCCGATTCTCGGGATGGTACTGCTGCTGTTCATCCCCAGGGATAATCATGGGCTTCTGAAGAGCTTCACCCTGGTCGTGACAGTGATCACCTTTTTGATCAGTCTGCCGTTGGCCTTTGATGATGTCTTCAAGACCTCGGCCGCTTTCCATTACACCGAGTTCGCCCGCTGGATCAGCGTCGGTGACTTCTTTCAGATGAACTACAACGTTGGCGTTGACGGAATCAGCCTGTGGCTGGTCCTGCTCACCACCTTCATCATGCCGATTACCGTGCTGTCCACCTGGAAGGCGGTCGATAAGAACGTCAAGGGATTCATGGCCCTGATGCTTCTGCTCGAAACCGCCATGCTCGGCGCGTTCATCTCCCTCGACCTGTTCCTGTTCTACATTTTCTGGGAACTGATGCTCATCCCCATGTACTTCATGATCGGTATCTGGGGTGGGAAGAATCGCATCTATGCAGCCGTCAAGTTTTTCATCTTCACCGCCGTCGGCTCCCTGCTGATGCTGGTGGCGATCATCTATGTTTATTATTTCTCCCTGCAGTCGGGAGTCGCCTTCGAAAACGGTTTCAGCATCCTGCACTTCTATCGCCTGGATATCCCGGTTGATCTGCAGATCTGGCTGTTCCTGGCCTTCGCCTTCAGCTTTGCCATCAAGGTTCCCATGTTCCCGGTGCATACCTGGTTGCCCGACGCGCATACCGAGGCACCAACCGCGGGTTCGGTTATTCTGGCCGCCATCCTGCTGAAAATGGGTACCTATGGCTACCTGCGCTTCGCCATGCCGCTGTTCCCCGACGCGACCCTTAAGTTCATCCCCTTCCTGTCGGTGCTGGCGGTTATCGGGATTATCTACGGCGCCCTGGTCGCGATGATGCAGGACGATGTAAAGAAACTGGTCGCCTACTCCTCGGTATCGCATCTTGGGTTCGTCATGCTGGGTCTTTTCGCCCTCAATCTCCAGGGCCTGTCCGGCGGCATGATCCAGATGATCAACCATGGGATTTCCACCGGCGCGCTGTTCCTCATCGTCGGCTTCATCTACGAGCGTCGCCACACCCGCCTGATCGCCGATTTTGGCGGCCTGGCCAAGCAGATGCCCATCTTCGCCACGATCTTTATGATCGTGACCTTCTCCTCTATCGGGTTGCCGGGCACCAACGGCTTCGTCGGCGAATTTCTTATCCTTCTGGGTGCCTTTGAAAGTGATCTGCGCTGGTTCGCCGTGATTGCCACCACCGGCGTCATCTTTGCCGCGGTCTATATGCTGTGGATGTTCCAACGGGTCATGTTCGGAGAGGTCAAAAACCCCGCCAACGAAAATATCAAGGATCTCAATGCTCGCGAAATCGCGCTCATGATGCCCTTGCTGCTGTTCGTTTTCTGGATCGGGCTCTATCCCAACACCTTCTTCGAGAAGATGAATCCGGCCCTGGAAAACATGATCGATCAAATCAAGAACAATCAGGTTGCACAGGTTGAGATTGTTCAAACCGCGGCCCATACCGACGCGCTGCTGAAGTAA
- the nuoL gene encoding NADH-quinone oxidoreductase subunit L: MYDKLWLIPFFPLLGAIINGLLGKKIKNEKVIGGIGTLAIFASFIVSVMCFFALQADTVKSHQQVIASWMSVGNLQIEWGFLLDPLSAVMLLVVTGIGTLIHLYSIGYMHGEEGFYRYFSYLNLFAFSMLMLVLGNNAMVMFVGWEGVGLCSYLLIGYYFHKQSAGDAAKKAFVVNRIGDFGFLLGVFLLFWTLGSDHGIWTLNFVEIAEHGHLLGAGSLVVTIITLCFFLGATGKSAQIPLYTWLPDAMEGPTPVSALIHAATMVTAGVYMIGRMNGLFAMAPDTMMVIAIVGAATAIFAASIGLAQNDIKRVLAYSTVSQLGFMFLAMGVGAFTAGIFHLMTHAFFKACLFLGSGSVIHAMHHALHKVHSHDDPQDMRNMGGLRKHMPITFITFLIATLAIAGLPGLAGFFSKDEILIWTLAGDRGHFLLWVVAVFTAGLTAFYMFRLVFMTFFGEERITAKAKGYLHESPWVITLPLVVLAVLSVFGGYLNLPAVLGGTYRLREFLAPVFAPAQETYGLGKQYVSHAAEYGLMSFVTAIVVIAIGLAYLMYLKRPELPGQLVAKVGGLHRAIFNKWYVDEIYDALFVKPTKKLGTFLWKGFDVVVVDGIVNGTGYLVRGFSGVLRLTQSGLVHNYALAMVVGVIVMVAYYVFG, translated from the coding sequence ATGTACGACAAGCTATGGCTCATCCCGTTTTTTCCCTTGCTGGGCGCCATCATCAACGGCCTGCTTGGTAAGAAGATTAAAAACGAGAAGGTGATCGGGGGCATCGGCACCCTGGCCATCTTTGCATCCTTCATCGTATCAGTGATGTGCTTCTTCGCGCTTCAAGCCGATACGGTCAAGTCCCATCAGCAGGTGATAGCCTCCTGGATGTCGGTCGGAAACCTCCAGATCGAGTGGGGCTTTCTGCTTGACCCCCTCTCCGCGGTGATGCTGCTCGTCGTCACCGGGATCGGCACCCTGATCCATCTCTATTCAATCGGCTACATGCATGGGGAAGAGGGCTTCTATCGTTACTTCTCCTATCTCAACCTGTTTGCCTTCTCCATGCTTATGCTGGTGCTGGGCAACAATGCGATGGTCATGTTCGTCGGTTGGGAGGGCGTCGGGCTGTGCTCCTACCTGCTCATCGGTTATTACTTCCATAAGCAGAGTGCCGGCGACGCCGCCAAAAAAGCCTTTGTGGTCAACCGAATCGGCGACTTCGGCTTCTTGCTGGGCGTTTTCCTGCTGTTCTGGACCCTGGGCAGCGATCACGGCATCTGGACCCTTAATTTCGTGGAAATCGCCGAACACGGCCATCTCCTCGGAGCCGGTAGCCTGGTGGTGACCATCATCACCCTGTGCTTTTTCCTCGGAGCCACCGGCAAGTCGGCGCAGATTCCTCTCTATACCTGGCTTCCTGACGCCATGGAGGGTCCCACGCCTGTTTCCGCCCTCATCCATGCGGCCACCATGGTCACCGCCGGCGTCTACATGATCGGCCGTATGAACGGACTGTTCGCTATGGCTCCGGACACCATGATGGTGATCGCCATCGTCGGTGCGGCGACTGCGATCTTTGCCGCTTCCATTGGTCTGGCGCAAAACGACATCAAGCGGGTACTCGCTTATTCCACGGTTTCGCAGCTCGGCTTCATGTTTCTGGCCATGGGTGTCGGCGCATTCACCGCGGGAATCTTCCATCTGATGACCCACGCCTTCTTCAAAGCCTGCCTGTTCCTTGGCTCGGGCTCGGTCATCCACGCCATGCATCATGCGTTGCATAAGGTTCACTCTCACGACGATCCCCAGGATATGCGCAACATGGGTGGTCTGCGCAAACACATGCCCATCACGTTCATTACCTTCCTGATCGCCACCCTGGCCATTGCCGGTCTGCCGGGACTCGCGGGCTTCTTCTCCAAGGATGAGATCCTGATCTGGACCCTGGCCGGTGATCGAGGACACTTCCTGCTCTGGGTGGTGGCGGTCTTTACCGCCGGCCTGACCGCCTTCTATATGTTCCGCCTGGTGTTCATGACCTTCTTCGGCGAAGAGCGTATTACCGCCAAGGCCAAGGGCTATCTGCACGAATCCCCCTGGGTGATTACCCTTCCCCTGGTGGTATTGGCCGTCCTCTCGGTGTTCGGCGGCTATCTGAACTTGCCGGCGGTGCTTGGCGGAACCTATCGACTCAGAGAGTTCCTGGCCCCTGTGTTCGCTCCGGCCCAGGAGACCTACGGCCTCGGGAAGCAGTATGTGAGCCACGCAGCCGAATACGGCCTGATGAGCTTTGTGACCGCCATCGTGGTGATCGCTATCGGTCTCGCCTACCTCATGTACCTCAAGCGTCCGGAACTTCCCGGGCAACTGGTGGCCAAGGTTGGCGGTTTGCATCGGGCTATCTTCAACAAATGGTATGTCGATGAGATTTATGACGCCCTGTTCGTCAAGCCCACCAAGAAACTCGGCACCTTCCTCTGGAAAGGCTTCGATGTGGTGGTGGTCGACGGCATCGTCAACGGAACGGGCTATCTTGTACGCGGATTTTCCGGGGTATTGCGTCTCACCCAGTCCGGCTTGGTGCACAATTATGCGTTGGCCATGGTGGTCGGGGTGATTGTCATGGTTGCTTACTACGTCTTCGGCTAA
- a CDS encoding tetratricopeptide repeat protein produces the protein MQCSKCSASVSAQAKFCDQCGANLASDAEFVHKKALDLFHRGMIEDALGCWEEVLKIDPCSAKAQYYKGLALYDQGDLEAAVACFQKALEGEKDLFRVYFKLGMAQYGLGDLDASIENFLKARELNPNSAETHYRLGLSYLRNTDLAQAEKSLQEAARINPNYTRVLYMLGMVYSQKGDYASAIEQFRRVVDLSPTYTAARFELAMAYFKEGMLPEAAQEFNRAAETNARFAPALYMLGESNRRMGDFSEAISAYSKVLEINAKDADALVRIAECNLQLDFLDEARKAIQKALAINPNHREAQYLSKHLGEMATPHKPGF, from the coding sequence ATGCAATGTTCCAAGTGTAGCGCTTCAGTTTCGGCCCAGGCGAAGTTCTGCGATCAGTGTGGCGCCAACCTCGCCAGCGATGCCGAGTTCGTCCACAAGAAGGCACTGGACCTGTTCCATCGGGGGATGATTGAGGATGCCCTTGGTTGTTGGGAGGAGGTTCTCAAGATCGACCCTTGCTCCGCCAAGGCCCAATACTACAAAGGGCTTGCCCTATACGACCAGGGCGACCTGGAGGCGGCGGTGGCATGCTTCCAAAAGGCTCTGGAGGGCGAAAAGGATCTGTTCCGCGTCTACTTCAAGCTTGGCATGGCCCAATACGGACTTGGTGATCTTGATGCGAGCATCGAGAATTTTCTCAAAGCGCGGGAACTCAACCCCAATAGTGCCGAAACCCACTATCGCCTGGGGCTATCCTACCTGCGCAACACGGATCTCGCTCAAGCGGAGAAGTCACTTCAGGAGGCCGCCCGCATCAATCCCAATTACACGCGGGTCCTCTACATGCTCGGCATGGTTTATTCGCAAAAAGGCGACTATGCCTCGGCTATCGAGCAATTCCGGCGGGTGGTTGATTTGAGTCCCACCTACACGGCAGCGCGCTTTGAATTGGCAATGGCCTATTTCAAGGAGGGGATGCTCCCCGAAGCGGCACAGGAATTTAACCGCGCGGCCGAAACCAATGCGCGCTTTGCGCCGGCGCTGTACATGCTCGGCGAATCCAATCGGCGCATGGGGGATTTCTCCGAGGCGATCAGTGCCTACAGCAAGGTCCTGGAGATCAATGCGAAGGATGCCGACGCCCTGGTGCGAATTGCCGAGTGCAACCTGCAACTCGATTTTCTCGATGAAGCGCGCAAGGCCATCCAAAAGGCGCTCGCGATCAATCCAAATCATCGCGAGGCGCAATATCTCAGCAAGCACCTCGGGGAAATGGCCACGCCCCACAAGCCTGGATTTTGA
- a CDS encoding NuoI/complex I 23 kDa subunit family protein, whose translation MFKEFAKGLSITFKHLLPGHSTTVQYPHVKLTPSERYRGLHRLVPTQDREKCVACYLCPTVCPAKCITVESAENEKGEKYPRVYKIDMLRCIFCGYCVEACPVEALEMTGEYELANYRRSDFEFTKERLLR comes from the coding sequence ATGTTCAAAGAATTTGCCAAGGGTTTGAGCATCACTTTCAAACATCTGCTGCCGGGGCACAGCACGACGGTTCAATATCCCCATGTCAAATTGACGCCGTCCGAGCGGTATCGGGGGCTGCACCGTCTGGTGCCCACCCAGGACCGGGAAAAATGCGTGGCCTGCTACCTGTGCCCGACGGTTTGTCCGGCCAAGTGCATCACCGTTGAATCGGCGGAGAATGAAAAGGGGGAAAAATACCCCCGGGTCTACAAGATCGACATGCTGCGCTGCATTTTCTGCGGCTACTGTGTTGAAGCCTGTCCTGTCGAGGCGCTTGAAATGACCGGGGAGTATGAATTGGCCAACTACCGGCGGTCGGATTTCGAATTCACCAAAGAGCGGCTGCTGCGTTAA
- the nuoK gene encoding NADH-quinone oxidoreductase subunit NuoK, which produces MLTVYHYLVLSGILFALGTYGVLTRRNAIVIFMCIELMLNSVNLTFISLSSFLNNLDGQIFVLFIMSVAAAEAAVGLALMIAFFRNKESVEVDEFNLLKW; this is translated from the coding sequence ATGCTTACCGTTTATCATTATCTTGTGCTCAGCGGCATTCTCTTTGCTCTGGGGACGTACGGGGTACTCACCCGCCGCAATGCGATCGTCATTTTCATGTGCATTGAGCTGATGCTCAATTCCGTGAATCTTACCTTCATCTCTCTTTCGAGCTTTCTGAACAATCTTGACGGTCAGATCTTCGTCCTCTTCATCATGTCGGTTGCCGCGGCCGAGGCCGCGGTCGGACTCGCCCTGATGATCGCGTTCTTCCGCAACAAAGAGTCCGTGGAAGTCGACGAATTCAACCTGCTCAAATGGTGA
- a CDS encoding NADH-quinone oxidoreductase subunit J, giving the protein MELLFFYLVAMVAVLSGFSVVMCKNPVNSGISLVMTFFCLAVFYVMLYAPFMAAVQVLVYAGAIMVLILFVIMLLNLGPEMLKRFRHGVIGGAIVAAIVMVQVMMFVGRGTVAGVQGDITRQRVLEEGHMQLMGLKLFTEFMLPFQITGILLLIAIVGALVLAKKDV; this is encoded by the coding sequence ATGGAATTGCTGTTTTTTTATCTGGTTGCGATGGTCGCGGTCCTTTCCGGTTTTTCAGTCGTCATGTGCAAAAACCCGGTCAACAGCGGCATCTCCCTGGTCATGACCTTTTTCTGCCTGGCCGTATTCTATGTCATGCTGTACGCGCCTTTCATGGCCGCCGTACAGGTGTTGGTCTACGCCGGGGCGATCATGGTCCTCATCCTCTTCGTCATCATGCTGCTCAACCTGGGGCCGGAGATGTTGAAACGCTTCCGCCACGGGGTGATTGGAGGCGCTATCGTCGCGGCAATCGTCATGGTTCAGGTCATGATGTTTGTCGGTCGCGGCACGGTTGCTGGAGTTCAGGGTGATATCACCAGGCAGCGCGTGCTGGAAGAAGGGCATATGCAGCTGATGGGCCTGAAGCTGTTCACGGAGTTCATGTTGCCCTTTCAGATAACCGGGATTTTGCTTCTGATTGCGATCGTGGGCGCCCTCGTGCTGGCCAAAAAAGACGTTTAG
- a CDS encoding NADH-quinone oxidoreductase subunit N, producing the protein MENLVQDAIQNVNLAAVMPSLVLCCFGMAILLMVVFLPKGKTAPIAWLSLASLVITGFVSLAAWGSPETGFYGAVQLDNFATFFNLTFILAGILTILMSEDYLQREGYPVGEYYPLILFIIAGAMWMASGTDLITIFLGLEVLSISLYVLAGFFRGQLRSNEAGLKYFLLGSFSTAFLLYGMALVYGATGTTNLAGIAAALQTDGGLLGNPLMVAGMVLMSSGFLFKIAAVPFHMWTPDVYHGAPTPVTAFMSAGPKAAAFAAFMRVFMEGLGGMADQWTSLLWVLAVLTMVIGNVIAIAQTNIKRMLAYSSVAHAGYALVGMVAFNEVGTAGILFYMLAYTFMNLGAFAILVLAGKKGEDNLTLDGFAGFGYRRPMLGVAMAIFLFSLMGLPPTAGFAGKFYIFAGAVQAGYIWLAIIGVLASAVSLYYYLRVMVYMYFRDPVEDFAWVKMPMGAMVSIVIALVGVLLLGILPSSVMDLARLAIF; encoded by the coding sequence ATGGAAAACCTGGTGCAAGATGCAATCCAGAATGTCAATCTCGCGGCCGTCATGCCGTCCCTGGTCCTGTGCTGCTTCGGCATGGCGATCCTGCTCATGGTGGTCTTCCTGCCCAAGGGCAAGACCGCTCCCATTGCCTGGCTGAGCCTGGCCTCCCTGGTGATCACGGGGTTCGTTTCCCTGGCCGCCTGGGGGAGCCCCGAAACCGGCTTTTACGGCGCTGTACAGTTGGATAACTTTGCCACCTTCTTCAATCTGACCTTTATTCTTGCGGGTATTCTGACGATTCTCATGTCGGAGGACTACCTCCAGCGCGAGGGTTATCCCGTCGGCGAATACTATCCGCTCATCCTGTTCATCATCGCCGGCGCCATGTGGATGGCTTCCGGAACCGACCTGATCACCATCTTCCTCGGCCTCGAAGTGCTCTCCATCAGCCTTTATGTTCTGGCCGGTTTCTTCCGCGGCCAACTGCGCTCCAACGAGGCGGGGCTCAAGTATTTCCTTCTCGGCAGCTTCTCGACGGCTTTTCTGCTCTACGGCATGGCCCTGGTGTACGGCGCCACCGGCACCACCAATCTCGCCGGTATCGCTGCCGCACTGCAAACCGATGGCGGACTGCTCGGCAACCCCCTCATGGTCGCCGGCATGGTGTTGATGAGCTCGGGCTTTCTGTTTAAGATTGCCGCCGTTCCCTTCCACATGTGGACCCCCGATGTCTATCACGGCGCTCCGACGCCGGTCACCGCCTTCATGAGCGCCGGACCCAAGGCCGCCGCCTTTGCCGCCTTCATGCGCGTGTTCATGGAAGGCCTCGGCGGCATGGCCGACCAATGGACCAGCCTTCTGTGGGTTCTTGCGGTTTTGACCATGGTGATCGGTAACGTGATCGCCATCGCTCAAACCAACATCAAGCGCATGCTGGCCTATTCCTCCGTGGCGCACGCCGGCTATGCCCTGGTCGGCATGGTGGCCTTCAATGAAGTAGGCACCGCCGGGATTTTGTTCTACATGCTTGCCTATACTTTCATGAATCTCGGCGCCTTCGCAATTTTGGTTCTTGCCGGGAAGAAGGGCGAGGACAACCTGACCCTGGATGGTTTCGCGGGCTTCGGCTATCGGCGCCCCATGCTCGGTGTTGCCATGGCAATCTTCCTCTTCTCTCTTATGGGGCTTCCCCCCACTGCGGGTTTCGCTGGGAAATTCTACATCTTCGCCGGCGCCGTTCAGGCCGGCTACATCTGGCTGGCGATCATCGGCGTTTTGGCTTCGGCCGTTTCCCTCTACTACTATCTGCGCGTCATGGTGTATATGTATTTCCGCGATCCGGTTGAGGACTTCGCCTGGGTCAAGATGCCCATGGGCGCCATGGTTTCTATCGTCATCGCCCTAGTCGGTGTTCTTCTATTGGGCATTCTGCCCAGCTCCGTCATGGATCTGGCGCGTCTGGCGATCTTCTAG
- the nuoG gene encoding NADH-quinone oxidoreductase subunit NuoG has protein sequence MVTLTIDGKQVQASKAATILDAAEDAGIKIPVLCHAKKLLPYGACRVCLVEVEQMKGRLIPACTTPVTEGMVVTTTSEQINKVRKTVMEFLLVNHVVDCPICDKGGECDLQDLTYEFEVCGNRFKDAKFSLETDERNPFIERNMNRCVLCGKCVRVCDEIVAYGSYSFINRGFDTKVATAYDRELNCEFCGQCVSMCPVGALLPRPFKFKARPWQLKEVDSVCGYCGNGCTLTLGVLNNKVETIRFNDKIGVNDGNLCVRGRFGYSFINAEDRLQKPLVRKHGRLEPASWSEAMDAVAAGFEKARGDKGVGILSGGRLTNEEFFFLGHLADKVLRTPHLDHSGGECYKGVTEGLAETLGVKASTGTFPQVEECDAILAIRSDFYETHPVFGMVVNQAVKRHNAKFVVVSDKKGKFTKLPGTQTLLTKPGTEISILNALAHVLLVEDLAQTDGVEGVEALRAALADFAPKVVAAKAGISAEAIEKAARDLAQGKNKAILLAYGLPYNAYSRELGVAAANLAILCGALDGEKGGLFLCGEKANSQGAIDQAIVPRQGGMGAQQMLAAAADGELSALYVIGEDPLASYPDRARTQAALEKVPFLVVQDLFLTETAREADVILPAVSFAEKDGTFTNAERRVQRLRPGVKSPGEARSDLAIFSLLAGRMGSSLSFTGPKAVFAEMASSVPGYQGLNFDAIGPQGVVWGGENLAPQWRKVKAVAGGEPVAARFQMVTGSALYHSGTLSVRAKGPLAAMAESYVEFASEDAAELGIADADLVSVRGNGEELRLKAKIGKRLQRGMVFVPYHFADAGVNKVFRGEAAVAVEISKASV, from the coding sequence ATGGTTACTCTGACGATAGACGGAAAACAGGTTCAGGCAAGCAAGGCTGCCACTATTCTCGACGCAGCCGAGGATGCGGGCATTAAAATCCCGGTCTTGTGCCATGCCAAGAAACTGCTGCCTTACGGCGCCTGCCGGGTGTGTCTGGTGGAGGTTGAGCAGATGAAGGGGCGCCTGATCCCCGCCTGCACCACCCCGGTGACCGAGGGCATGGTGGTGACCACCACTTCGGAACAGATCAACAAGGTGCGCAAGACGGTCATGGAATTTCTGCTGGTCAATCATGTGGTTGATTGTCCGATCTGCGATAAGGGCGGCGAATGCGACCTGCAGGATCTTACCTACGAGTTTGAAGTCTGCGGCAACCGCTTCAAGGACGCCAAGTTCAGTCTTGAAACCGATGAGCGCAATCCCTTCATTGAAAGAAACATGAATCGCTGTGTCCTGTGCGGCAAGTGTGTGCGGGTCTGTGATGAAATCGTTGCCTACGGGTCCTACAGCTTTATCAACCGCGGCTTCGATACCAAGGTGGCCACGGCCTATGATCGCGAACTCAATTGTGAATTCTGCGGCCAGTGCGTCTCCATGTGTCCGGTCGGCGCTCTCCTGCCGCGGCCGTTTAAGTTTAAGGCCCGTCCCTGGCAGCTCAAGGAAGTTGATTCCGTGTGCGGATATTGCGGCAATGGCTGCACCCTGACCCTCGGTGTGCTCAATAACAAGGTAGAAACCATCCGTTTCAACGACAAGATTGGCGTAAACGACGGCAATCTCTGTGTCCGCGGGCGTTTTGGCTACTCCTTCATCAATGCCGAGGATCGCCTGCAAAAGCCCCTGGTGCGCAAGCACGGTCGGCTTGAGCCAGCTTCCTGGAGCGAGGCCATGGATGCCGTGGCCGCAGGTTTCGAGAAAGCTCGCGGGGATAAAGGAGTCGGCATCCTCAGCGGCGGGCGTCTGACCAACGAAGAATTCTTTTTCCTTGGCCATTTGGCCGACAAGGTGCTTCGGACTCCTCATCTCGATCACAGTGGTGGGGAGTGTTACAAGGGGGTCACCGAGGGGTTGGCTGAAACCCTGGGCGTGAAAGCCTCAACCGGTACCTTTCCGCAGGTCGAGGAGTGCGATGCGATTCTTGCGATTCGCAGCGATTTCTACGAAACCCATCCGGTTTTCGGCATGGTAGTCAACCAAGCCGTCAAGCGCCACAATGCCAAGTTTGTCGTCGTCAGCGACAAAAAGGGTAAATTCACTAAATTGCCTGGAACCCAGACTCTGCTGACCAAGCCGGGAACGGAAATCAGCATTCTCAATGCCTTGGCCCATGTGCTTCTGGTTGAGGATCTCGCTCAGACCGACGGGGTGGAGGGTGTGGAAGCCCTGCGCGCGGCCCTGGCCGATTTCGCTCCTAAGGTCGTGGCCGCGAAAGCCGGTATCTCCGCCGAGGCCATCGAGAAAGCCGCGCGTGACTTGGCTCAGGGCAAGAATAAGGCGATTTTGTTGGCCTATGGCCTGCCCTACAATGCTTACTCGCGGGAACTTGGAGTGGCTGCCGCCAACCTGGCCATTCTTTGTGGCGCGCTTGATGGTGAAAAAGGCGGCCTGTTTCTCTGCGGTGAAAAAGCCAACAGCCAAGGCGCCATCGACCAGGCCATTGTGCCGCGGCAAGGCGGAATGGGCGCCCAGCAGATGCTCGCGGCCGCCGCCGATGGTGAACTGTCCGCTCTTTATGTCATCGGCGAGGATCCCCTGGCGTCCTACCCCGATCGTGCTCGGACCCAGGCGGCCCTGGAGAAAGTTCCCTTTCTTGTCGTTCAGGATCTCTTTCTCACCGAGACCGCTCGAGAAGCCGATGTGATTTTGCCGGCCGTCTCATTCGCGGAAAAGGACGGTACCTTCACCAACGCCGAGCGTCGGGTGCAGCGCCTGCGTCCTGGCGTCAAGAGCCCCGGCGAGGCACGTAGCGATCTGGCTATTTTTTCCTTGTTGGCCGGCCGCATGGGGAGTTCCCTGTCCTTTACCGGGCCTAAGGCCGTGTTTGCGGAAATGGCCTCATCGGTGCCCGGTTATCAAGGGCTGAATTTTGACGCCATTGGGCCGCAGGGTGTGGTCTGGGGCGGCGAAAACCTTGCACCCCAATGGCGCAAGGTCAAGGCGGTCGCCGGAGGAGAGCCGGTGGCTGCAAGGTTTCAAATGGTCACTGGAAGTGCGCTGTACCACAGCGGAACGCTTTCGGTGCGGGCTAAGGGACCCCTTGCCGCCATGGCCGAATCCTACGTCGAATTTGCCTCCGAGGATGCTGCTGAACTCGGCATCGCTGATGCCGACCTGGTCTCAGTGCGTGGCAACGGCGAGGAGTTGCGGCTCAAGGCCAAGATAGGCAAAAGGCTTCAGCGCGGCATGGTTTTCGTTCCCTACCATTTTGCCGATGCCGGTGTGAATAAGGTGTTCCGCGGTGAAGCCGCCGTGGCGGTTGAAATCAGCAAGGCAAGCGTCTAG
- the nuoH gene encoding NADH-quinone oxidoreductase subunit NuoH has product MTPEIVSLSNNWPLFVSTMLVKILVVFVVVILIVAYATWLERKVIGHMQTRLGPMETGWHGLLQPIADGLKLFFKEDIIPAKAAKFTFVLAPMMLLVPAFITFAVVPFGRDIEIGGYIVPLQITDLNVGVLYVLAMASLGAYGIVLAGWASNSKYSLLGGIRSTAQMISFELAAGLSIVAVFMLSETLSLREIVALQMEPLWGTITFLPNWYIFSQPLAFGLFILTSLIEINRTPFDLPEAESELVSGFCTEYSSMKYALFFMAEYANMVVIAAIAATLFLGGWSGPFFGPINLLLKIVAFMFFAIWLRATMPRVRYDQLMTMGWKVLIPLGLANLIVTGIVVLLVQ; this is encoded by the coding sequence ATGACGCCTGAGATTGTGAGTCTCTCCAACAACTGGCCCTTGTTCGTCTCCACGATGCTCGTGAAGATCCTGGTCGTTTTTGTGGTCGTTATACTGATCGTTGCCTATGCGACCTGGCTGGAGCGCAAAGTCATCGGCCACATGCAGACTCGGCTTGGCCCCATGGAAACAGGGTGGCATGGCCTTTTGCAGCCGATTGCCGACGGCCTTAAGCTTTTTTTCAAGGAAGACATCATTCCGGCCAAGGCAGCCAAATTTACCTTCGTCCTTGCGCCCATGATGCTTCTGGTGCCCGCCTTCATCACTTTCGCGGTCGTACCTTTCGGGCGTGATATTGAAATTGGCGGCTACATCGTGCCCCTGCAAATAACGGATCTCAACGTCGGTGTGCTCTATGTTCTGGCCATGGCCAGCCTGGGCGCCTACGGGATCGTGCTGGCCGGGTGGGCCTCGAACAGCAAGTATTCCTTGCTGGGCGGAATACGCTCCACCGCGCAGATGATCTCCTTCGAACTGGCGGCAGGTCTATCCATCGTTGCGGTATTCATGCTCTCGGAAACCCTGAGCCTGCGTGAAATCGTCGCGTTGCAGATGGAACCCCTGTGGGGCACCATTACCTTTTTGCCCAACTGGTACATTTTCTCCCAGCCGCTGGCCTTCGGTCTGTTCATTCTGACCTCCTTGATTGAAATCAACCGCACCCCCTTCGACTTGCCCGAGGCGGAATCGGAGCTGGTCTCAGGCTTCTGCACCGAGTACTCATCCATGAAGTACGCCCTGTTCTTCATGGCTGAGTATGCGAACATGGTGGTTATCGCCGCTATCGCCGCCACTCTTTTCCTCGGCGGATGGTCCGGTCCCTTCTTCGGTCCGATCAATCTTCTGCTTAAAATCGTGGCGTTCATGTTCTTCGCCATCTGGCTGCGCGCCACCATGCCGCGCGTCAGGTACGACCAACTGATGACCATGGGCTGGAAGGTGCTCATTCCACTTGGTCTGGCCAACTTGATCGTCACTGGCATTGTCGTTCTTCTGGTGCAATAA